CGGACAGCGGCTGACTGGGCAAACGTAGCAGCCGCGACGCAGTTCGCATCGAAGTACGCCTTCCCAACGCAGGATTGCAGCCCCTGAGTCACTTCTCTTCCCGCTGCATCTCGCCCAAAGAGAGCATCCCGAAGTTCGAGAGCGTTGTTGCTGATGAATGTCCCACCGTCTGGCAACTGACCTCCAAAATAATGCAATCGAAATTCGTGCCAGCGAGTGTAGGTTGTCTCTTTCATCGGCATTGCCCCGATCTTCCAGGCTAGCGTCACCAATGCACTGTCAAATGCCGCCCATCGATCATGGATTTCTTTTGTGCACGCACTTCCTGGCGCCACTTGCGGTTCGGCGTCATCAGTCGTCAAGCAGGGCTCAGCAAGACGCGCAGCGGCAACATCCACTGCCGTCGCATCTTGAATCAATCCTGAGAGGAGTTGTCCCTCCTCGCGGAGATTGTCAATCTCCGCCTGTCGTGCTTTTTCGTGGCAAGAGTAGAGTTGGGCGGCCAATGCGAACCCCATGGGGATGACCAACAGGCCAGCCAACTCTCGTGCAATCCTCCACCCAGGCCGATAGTAGAATGTCTGATCGGAGTCACACTCGGTGCACCGCCCCTTCTCCATTGCCAGGCTGTTTCCACAGAAGGCACACAATCCGGCTGGGGTGGTGCTTGGGCTTGGAGGTGCTGGCAGCGAGAATGTGTTTTTGATTGCTTGTGCAGCGCGAATGGTCGCTTGTACGATGCGGTTGGGCTGTTTCGGATTGCCCATCCCGCCGCCAGTCGATGCTTGTCCACTCCCTACGATGTTGCTCATTTGGTTCCGCCGTATTCAGCAATCAAGCGCTTGTGGCCCCGTTCCACATGGCGGATGAAGTATAGCTCGGTTGCTATCCGGGAAGCAGGGGGGGCACAACGCTCCCTCCATCAGGGCGGAGCCAGAAGGGGAAGGAGCGGAGGTCCGCAGGGCGGCCCCATCTGTCCTATGCGCTGCTGTCCGTTTGGACTCAAAAGGATCGTGGGCGCCTCGCGCGCCTGAATCGCCCAGAGGAGGAGCCGCGCTGGGACGTCCCTCTGGAGGACGCGCTGGAGCGGAGGACGCCGCCCCGGGCAGCGACCTCCTGGAGACCCAGCCGCTGATGGGGCCCTTCGCCCGCGAGATGCCTGCCACGGAGCCCATCGCGCTCCTGTCCGCACTGCCCCAGGGCCAACCCATGGAGGAAGGCTGGGATGCGCGCCTGGACCCAACGTGCCGACGCGGACCCGTGCACGCCACGGAGAGGTCCATCTCCGTGGCGATGTGCTGTTTGGGGCCGTTGAAACATTCCAAGCTGTTGTTCTTGGCCGCCGGGCGGGAGCAGGATGGGGGCTCTTCGATTCTGGAGGACACGTGAAGACCTGGCACATTGCCCAACTCAATGTCGCTCGCGCCGTCGCACCGCTCGACAGCCCGCAGCTCGCGGATTTCGTGGCGGCGCTCGACCACATCAACGCGCTCGCCGAGGCCTCTCCCGGCTTCATCTGGCGCCTCAAGAGTGACGAGGGCAATGCCACCGACATCAAGGTCAGCGACGATCCCAACCTCATCGTCAACATGTCGGTCTGGGAGTCGGTCGAGCAGCTGTTCGAGTACGTCTACCGCACGCCGCACACGAAGGTGATGGCGCGCCGGCGCGAGTGGTTCGAGCATCCGGCGGAGGCGCATCAGGTGATGTGGTGGATTCCGGCCGGCCATGTTCCGACGGCGGAAGAAGCGATGGAGCGTCTGAGGCATCTGCGCGAAAACGGACCCACGCCGCACGCCTTCACCTTCCGTCAGCGCCATCCTGCGCCGGAGCAGGTCGGCGACCCGACCGACATGAAGCCCGAGCGCGACTGTGTGGGTTGGAAGTAGATGGCTCC
The Archangium lipolyticum genome window above contains:
- a CDS encoding DUF3291 domain-containing protein; protein product: MKTWHIAQLNVARAVAPLDSPQLADFVAALDHINALAEASPGFIWRLKSDEGNATDIKVSDDPNLIVNMSVWESVEQLFEYVYRTPHTKVMARRREWFEHPAEAHQVMWWIPAGHVPTAEEAMERLRHLRENGPTPHAFTFRQRHPAPEQVGDPTDMKPERDCVGWK